One stretch of Clavibacter californiensis DNA includes these proteins:
- the dapE gene encoding succinyl-diaminopimelate desuccinylase: MPTETPPVPVLDLTAGSVEVTRVICDIESVSGDEATLADAIESALAGCAHLQLERDGDAVVARTHLGRDRRVVIAGHIDTVPLNRNLPTRTEHEGGVEYLWGRGTVDMKAGVAVQLVLAAELVDPAYDITWIWYDHEEVSDSLNGLGRLARTRPELLEGDFAILGEPTRAEIEGGCNGNLRVEVRAFGKRSHSARSWVGENAIHRIAPVLDTLAAYEAREVEVDGLVYREGLNAVGVSGGIAGNVIPDEAMVHVNYRFAPSRSGAEAVEHVTSLFPGFEVTVVDLAEGARPGLDAEIAQPFLAAVGGEARPKYGWTDVARFSALGVPAVNYGPGDPLLAHHDDERVDVAQITSCERGLRAWLTAR, encoded by the coding sequence ATGCCGACCGAGACGCCTCCCGTGCCCGTGCTCGACCTGACGGCGGGGAGCGTGGAGGTCACCCGCGTGATCTGCGACATCGAGTCGGTCTCCGGCGACGAGGCGACGCTGGCCGACGCCATCGAGAGCGCGCTCGCCGGCTGCGCGCACCTCCAGCTGGAGCGCGACGGCGACGCGGTCGTCGCCCGCACGCACCTCGGCCGCGACCGCCGCGTCGTCATCGCCGGCCACATCGACACCGTCCCGCTCAACCGCAACCTGCCCACGCGCACCGAGCACGAGGGCGGCGTCGAGTACCTCTGGGGACGCGGCACGGTCGACATGAAGGCGGGCGTCGCGGTGCAGCTCGTGCTGGCAGCCGAGCTCGTGGATCCCGCGTACGACATCACCTGGATCTGGTACGACCACGAGGAGGTGTCCGACAGCCTCAACGGTCTCGGCCGCCTCGCCCGCACCCGGCCCGAGCTCCTGGAGGGCGACTTCGCGATCCTCGGCGAGCCGACGCGCGCGGAGATCGAGGGCGGCTGCAACGGCAACCTGCGCGTCGAGGTCCGCGCGTTCGGGAAGCGCTCGCACTCGGCCCGCTCCTGGGTCGGCGAGAACGCCATCCACCGCATCGCGCCCGTGCTCGACACGCTGGCCGCGTACGAGGCACGCGAGGTCGAGGTCGACGGCCTCGTCTACCGCGAGGGCCTCAACGCCGTCGGCGTCTCGGGCGGGATCGCGGGCAACGTGATCCCGGACGAGGCCATGGTGCACGTCAACTACCGCTTCGCCCCCAGCCGGTCCGGCGCAGAGGCCGTGGAGCACGTCACGAGCCTGTTCCCCGGCTTCGAGGTCACGGTCGTCGACCTCGCGGAGGGCGCGCGTCCGGGCCTCGACGCCGAGATCGCGCAGCCGTTCCTCGCCGCGGTCGGCGGCGAGGCGCGCCCCAAGTACGGCTGGACGGACGTCGCCCGCTTCAGCGCGCTCGGCGTCCCGGCGGTGAACTACGGCCCCGGGGATCCGCTCCTCGCCCACCACGACGACGAGCGCGTCGACGTCGCCCAGATCACGTCGTGCGAGCGCGGGCTGCGGGCGTGGCTGACGGCGCGCTGA